The following are encoded in a window of Balaenoptera ricei isolate mBalRic1 chromosome 1, mBalRic1.hap2, whole genome shotgun sequence genomic DNA:
- the C1H1orf174 gene encoding UPF0688 protein C1orf174 homolog, whose product MRSRKLAGGVRSSARLRARSCLATSASAQEARVATSARTACQPSSSHKATDRRTSKKFKYDKGHLVKSEFQKAIPQSDSTAAPTAPPETPGKREPLASAEDRARLPGKEASGSAPQGTAGLPRGHCGAMSDACPAETEDRPPPPRCGAPAGGESDGGCPERDGAAADPEQSHTPPLQMDNSVLLDDDSNQPMPVSRFFGNVELMQDLPPASSSCPSMSRREFRKMHFRAKDDDDDDADGADT is encoded by the exons ATGAGGAGCCGGAAG CTGGCAGGTGGAGTGCGGTCGTCGGCGCGCCTCCGAGCCCGGAGCTGCTTGGCCACATCGGCCTCGGCCCAGGAAGCCCGCGTCGCCACGTCTGCCCGGACGGCATGTCAG CCTTCCTCATCACACAAAGCCACCGACAGGCGAACGTCCAAGAAGTTCAAGTACGACAAAGGTCATCTTGTGAAGTCAGAATTCCAGAAAGCCATCCCCCAGAGTGACAGCACCGCTGCGCCCACAGCGCCCCCCGAGACCCCGGGTAAACGCGAGCCTCTGGCATCGGCCGAGGACAGGGCCAGGCTTCCAGGAAAGGAAGCCAGCGGCTCCGCTCCTCAGGGGACCGCAGGACTCCCCCGGGGGCACTGTGGGGCCATGAGTGACGCCTGCCCCGCGGAGACTGAGGACAGGCCGCCCCCGCCGAGATGCGGGGCCCCCGCGGGAGGAGAGTCCGACGGTGGCTGCCCCGAGAGGGACGGGGCGGCGGCGGACCCGGAGCAGAGCCACACGCCTCCGCTGCAGATGGACAACAGCGTCCTTCTCGACGACGACAGCAACCAGCCGATGCCAGTGAGCCGCTTCTTCGGAAACGTCGAGCTCATGCAG GACCTCCCGCCCGCATCGTCATCCTGCCCTTCGATGAGCAGACGCGAATTCAGGAAAATGCATTTCAGAGCCAAAGACGACGATGACGATGATGCCGACGGCGCAGACACATAG